The genomic stretch ACCACAGAGGTCAAGACCCTGCGCAAGTTAGGGTCTTAGCCTTTAAGTTTTTCGTGCTGGTGTTTTTCAGGTGCTTCGCCGCCCATCAAGACAAACGCCAACCGGCACGTGTCATCGCTGCGGTTTTCCCAGCCATGCCAGGTGGCGCGCTGCACCAAAATGTCGCCGGCACTTAGGGCCACTTCTTCATCATCGTCTAGATGCATGACGCAATTGCCCTCTAACACGATGCAATAATCCAGCGTGTCGGTGCGGTGCATGAAGGCATCCTTTTTGGGGGCCAGTTCCAGAATGCGCAAGATGGTCCCTCTGGGCTGGGGGGCCAGCCCCATTTCCTTCATGGCCGGATCATCATCGCCGGACACTGCGGCTGGGGAATCTTCGGTCGCCCACATGACGCAGCCCGAGTGTCCCGATGGCATCACTTTGACATTGCTCATCAACCCATCGCGTTCAACGATCGCCTTGCCGTCCTTATCATGGCCGGTCACAACCCTGCGGATATCCATGTCTTATTCTCCTGAAACGATTATATGACTTGATTGTAATAGCTAAGATCAATGTAGCGGGCGTGATCGGTCAGTTTTGGCCCATCGCCATAGCGCGAGCGCAGATCCAGAACCGTATCAACGCCGTCTGGCAAAATGGCGCCCTTAGGCGTCAGGCCAGAACGCGGGTTTAAAAGGTTTTTCAAAACGCCACCGGCAACGGCTGGTTTGATGGCGGGCATGTTGCGCAGCAAAATCTCAATGGCTTCATCCTGATTTTCTGGATCAAACACCCAGTCCAGCCCATCAAGATAGCCCCGGATGTAGCCCTTTACCGTATCGGCGTTATCTGCGGCCCATGCGCGGCTGGCGGCAAAAGACCCGCCTTGATAACAATCAAACAAATCGGTGCTGGTTTGAAGCACGTTAAAGCCCTGGGATTGGGCCATGGCTGTGAAGGGCTGGATGGTCAGGGTGCCCGCGGTCTTGCCTTCGCGCACCGATTCCCATCGCTGTGGGGTGGCCCCAACGGTGACCATTTCATAATCATCTGATTTAAGCCCGGCGCGCGCCAGCATTTCATACAGCACAAAGGCGAACCCCGTAGACAACGCATCCAATGCCAAAGATTTACCCTTTAGATCATCAAAGGTTTTTACATCCGGTGCGGTGACCAGCGCCAATTGCACCTGTGATGCCCCCATAAAGGCAAACAGGTCGGGCGTGCTTTCAGGTTTATAGACCCCTGCATCTTCTTGATAGGCGACCACATTATCAAAGGCGGTGCCCGCAATCTGGAAGGTGCCGTTGATCAGGTTTTCAGCCTGATAGGCAGAATTTGGCGTGGTCGACAAATTGACAGCAACGCCTGCTTTTTCGAAGAAGCCTTTTTCCTGGGCAGCGAAAATGGGCAGGCTGGGGGCGCCCGGGAAACAGATCAACTCAATGGCTTTTGTTTCGCTCACGTGAAATTATCCTTGTTTGTGAATTGCGCGCCAAACCGATTGGGGTGTTGCGGGCATTTCCAGATGGTCAATGTTGTAATCATGAAGTGCGTCAACAATGGCGTTGATGATCACCGCCGGTGCCGGGGTGGTCCC from Rhodospirillales bacterium encodes the following:
- a CDS encoding cupin domain-containing protein; the protein is MDIRRVVTGHDKDGKAIVERDGLMSNVKVMPSGHSGCVMWATEDSPAAVSGDDDPAMKEMGLAPQPRGTILRILELAPKKDAFMHRTDTLDYCIVLEGNCVMHLDDDEEVALSAGDILVQRATWHGWENRSDDTCRLAFVLMGGEAPEKHQHEKLKG
- a CDS encoding ABC transporter substrate-binding protein encodes the protein MSETKAIELICFPGAPSLPIFAAQEKGFFEKAGVAVNLSTTPNSAYQAENLINGTFQIAGTAFDNVVAYQEDAGVYKPESTPDLFAFMGASQVQLALVTAPDVKTFDDLKGKSLALDALSTGFAFVLYEMLARAGLKSDDYEMVTVGATPQRWESVREGKTAGTLTIQPFTAMAQSQGFNVLQTSTDLFDCYQGGSFAASRAWAADNADTVKGYIRGYLDGLDWVFDPENQDEAIEILLRNMPAIKPAVAGGVLKNLLNPRSGLTPKGAILPDGVDTVLDLRSRYGDGPKLTDHARYIDLSYYNQVI